In Microbacterium enclense, one genomic interval encodes:
- a CDS encoding class II fumarate hydratase, which yields MTDIEYRIEHDTMGEVRVPKDALYAAQTQRAVENFPISGSGLESTQIAALARIKKAAALANKELGTLDASIADAIAQAADEVIAGTHDAHFPVDTYQTGSGTSSNMNMNEVLATLATRILGSTVHPNDHVNASQSSNDVFPTSVHIAVTQALITDLIPALAHLSTALEAKAEAWKGIVKSGRTHLMDATPVTLGQEFGGYARQMRLGIERVEAVLPRVGEVPLGGTAVGTGINTPLGFPQKVIELLAAETQLPITEAKDHFEAQANRDGLVEASGALRTIAVSLTKINNDIRWMGSGPNTGLGELHIPDLQPGSSIMPGKVNPVVPEATLMVCARVIGNDATVAWAGASGSFELNVAIPVMGTALLESIRLLSNAMRVLADKTIDGLEANVGRAEAFAGMSPSIVTPLNKVIGYEAAAKIAKHSVAKGITVREAVIDLGYVERGEITEEVLDAKLDLLSMTHPG from the coding sequence GTGACCGACATCGAGTACCGCATCGAGCACGACACCATGGGTGAAGTGCGCGTGCCGAAGGACGCCCTCTACGCGGCGCAGACCCAGCGCGCGGTCGAGAACTTCCCGATCTCGGGCTCGGGCCTGGAGTCCACGCAGATCGCCGCTCTCGCGCGCATCAAGAAGGCGGCCGCTCTCGCGAACAAGGAGCTCGGCACTCTCGACGCCTCGATCGCGGATGCCATCGCCCAGGCGGCAGATGAGGTCATCGCCGGCACGCACGACGCGCACTTCCCGGTCGACACCTACCAGACCGGCAGCGGCACCTCGTCGAACATGAACATGAACGAGGTCCTGGCGACCCTCGCGACGCGCATCCTCGGGTCGACGGTCCACCCCAACGACCACGTCAACGCGTCGCAGTCGTCGAACGACGTCTTCCCCACCTCCGTGCACATCGCCGTCACGCAGGCCCTCATCACCGACCTCATCCCGGCGCTCGCGCACCTGTCGACGGCGCTCGAGGCCAAGGCCGAGGCGTGGAAGGGCATCGTCAAGTCGGGTCGCACCCACCTGATGGATGCCACCCCCGTCACCCTCGGTCAGGAGTTCGGCGGCTACGCGCGACAGATGCGTCTCGGCATCGAGCGTGTCGAGGCCGTCCTCCCCCGCGTCGGCGAAGTCCCCCTCGGCGGCACCGCCGTCGGAACGGGCATCAACACGCCCCTCGGCTTCCCCCAGAAGGTCATCGAGCTGCTCGCCGCCGAGACGCAGCTCCCGATCACCGAGGCCAAGGACCACTTCGAGGCTCAGGCGAACCGCGACGGCCTCGTCGAGGCATCCGGCGCCCTCCGCACGATCGCGGTGTCGCTGACGAAGATCAACAACGACATCCGCTGGATGGGCTCTGGTCCCAACACGGGCCTCGGCGAACTGCACATCCCCGACCTGCAGCCGGGCTCGTCGATCATGCCCGGCAAGGTCAACCCGGTCGTGCCCGAGGCCACCCTCATGGTGTGCGCCCGCGTGATCGGCAACGACGCCACGGTCGCGTGGGCCGGTGCCTCCGGCTCGTTCGAGCTCAACGTCGCGATTCCGGTCATGGGTACCGCGCTGCTCGAGTCGATCCGCCTGCTGTCCAACGCCATGCGTGTGCTGGCCGACAAGACCATCGACGGCCTCGAGGCCAACGTCGGTCGCGCCGAGGCGTTCGCCGGGATGTCTCCGTCGATCGTGACCCCGCTGAACAAGGTCATCGGATACGAGGCCGCGGCGAAGATCGCCAAGCACTCGGTCGCCAAGGGCATCACGGTGCGCGAGGCCGTCATCGACCTCGGGTACGTCGAGCGCGGCGAGATCACCGAAGAGGTGCTCGACGCCAAGCTCGACCTGCTCTCGATGACGCACCCGGGCTGA
- a CDS encoding carbonic anhydrase, whose protein sequence is MSPHQVWEQMVEGNRRFVAGEPAHPRQDVERRAELAASQHPNAALFGCSDSRLAAEIIFDEGLGDLFVVRNAGQVISDSVIGSLEYAVGVLEVPLIVVLAHDACGAVGAAIESTGVDAPTLPAYIWRQIAPIVPAVRRVQRENAVDGHLPDHVDPELVGREHLRHTVADLLRASELISEAVADGRIAVVGANYRLDDGEAFPVVIVGDVDDPRV, encoded by the coding sequence ATGTCTCCGCATCAGGTGTGGGAGCAGATGGTCGAGGGCAACCGACGCTTCGTCGCCGGCGAACCCGCCCACCCCCGGCAAGACGTGGAGCGTCGCGCCGAACTCGCCGCCTCGCAGCACCCCAATGCGGCGCTCTTCGGCTGCTCCGACTCTCGTCTGGCCGCCGAGATCATCTTCGACGAAGGTCTCGGCGACCTGTTCGTCGTGCGCAACGCCGGCCAGGTCATCTCCGACTCGGTCATCGGCAGCCTCGAATACGCCGTCGGTGTGCTCGAGGTTCCCCTCATCGTCGTCCTCGCGCACGACGCGTGCGGCGCCGTGGGAGCCGCCATCGAGAGCACCGGTGTCGACGCACCGACCCTCCCCGCCTACATCTGGCGACAGATCGCACCGATCGTGCCCGCCGTGCGGCGCGTGCAGCGCGAGAACGCCGTCGACGGACACCTGCCCGATCACGTCGACCCCGAGCTGGTCGGCCGCGAGCACCTCCGGCACACCGTCGCCGATCTGCTCCGCGCCTCCGAATTGATCAGCGAAGCCGTCGCCGACGGGCGCATCGCGGTCGTGGGAGCCAACTACCGACTCGACGACGGAGAAGCGTTCCCCGTCGTTATTGTGGGCGACGTGGACGATCCGCGCGTCTGA
- a CDS encoding DUF4245 family protein — translation MGRVVAELGRPETPEETAARKAESSRRYRSSKTFRNLIAAMLVTVAVVFVIIAAVPRGEPAPRPEPDVPALAADLAGDRGRPVLSPSLGEGWRVNQATVEGVGGTEAWTMVYVKSGESGFLRVAQGFDTDEAWVGQVLDGTRSTETVDIDGITWDVYRPANPSGTGNIDYALATAAGPDYVLVYGDAAPETAALAAGSVTTQVEQLREVP, via the coding sequence ATGGGACGCGTCGTCGCCGAACTTGGCCGCCCCGAGACCCCCGAAGAGACCGCGGCCCGCAAAGCCGAGTCTTCGCGGCGATACCGCTCCAGCAAGACGTTCCGCAACCTGATAGCGGCGATGCTGGTGACCGTGGCCGTGGTCTTCGTCATCATCGCCGCCGTTCCTCGTGGGGAGCCGGCGCCGCGGCCCGAGCCGGACGTTCCCGCGTTGGCCGCCGACCTCGCGGGTGACCGCGGTCGACCCGTGCTGTCGCCGTCGCTCGGCGAGGGCTGGCGCGTCAACCAGGCGACCGTCGAGGGTGTCGGCGGCACCGAGGCGTGGACGATGGTCTACGTGAAGTCCGGCGAGTCGGGCTTCCTCCGCGTGGCCCAGGGGTTCGACACCGATGAGGCCTGGGTCGGCCAGGTCCTCGACGGCACCCGCAGCACCGAGACCGTCGACATCGACGGCATCACGTGGGACGTCTACCGCCCGGCGAACCCCTCCGGCACCGGCAACATCGACTACGCCCTGGCCACCGCCGCCGGCCCCGACTACGTGCTCGTCTACGGCGACGCGGCCCCCGAGACCGCTGCTCTCGCGGCCGGTTCCGTCACCACCCAGGTCGAGCAGTTGAGAGAGGTTCCGTGA
- a CDS encoding exodeoxyribonuclease VII small subunit, with amino-acid sequence MTATTPGPSADVATLSFEQARDELVRVVSELEQGAPTLEESLALWERGEQLYARCEEWLLGAKRRLDAARGEGEES; translated from the coding sequence ATGACCGCGACGACTCCCGGCCCCTCCGCGGACGTCGCGACCCTCTCGTTCGAGCAGGCCCGCGACGAACTGGTGCGGGTCGTGTCCGAACTCGAGCAGGGCGCACCGACCCTCGAAGAGTCGCTGGCTCTCTGGGAGCGCGGCGAGCAGCTCTACGCGCGCTGCGAAGAATGGCTCCTCGGCGCCAAGCGCCGCCTCGATGCGGCTCGCGGCGAGGGCGAGGAGAGCTGA
- the xseA gene encoding exodeoxyribonuclease VII large subunit, translating into MTSFHPETVPGEAPPADSVHPRDSRTDTPTSVSRLNDTIRGFIERWGSVWVEGEITSFNRRGGNVFGRLKDLNSESTVAFRIWSSTLARLPKDFQVGDHVVACVKADYFPRTGDFSFAISAMRHVGLGEQLERLERLRVQLRSEGLFDPVRKKKLPFLPHCIGLITGENSDAEKDVHRNAELRWPRVNFRTTYAAVQGDRCVPETLAALKALDADPEVDVIIIARGGGDPQTLLGFSDERLVRAVAAASTPVVSAIGHENDWPLLDEVADLRASTPTDAAKRVVPDVAEQRALVAQLRARLTGRLTQRVLHDIAQLEQIRSRPSLRTPHAMLTSRAQELWMLSNRGRDIVDRRLESERRRTQELSTALRALSPLATLARGYAIAHLDGGVIVRDASQAPAGAALTVTVARGAVAARSEGELADPIDDEAPGDGLSARPA; encoded by the coding sequence ATGACCTCGTTCCACCCCGAGACGGTGCCCGGCGAGGCCCCTCCCGCCGATTCGGTCCACCCGCGCGATTCGCGCACCGACACTCCGACGTCGGTGTCGCGGCTCAACGACACGATCCGCGGGTTCATCGAACGCTGGGGCTCCGTCTGGGTCGAGGGCGAGATCACCTCGTTCAACCGGCGCGGCGGCAACGTGTTCGGCCGCCTCAAGGATCTGAACAGCGAGTCGACGGTCGCTTTCCGCATCTGGTCGAGCACGCTGGCGCGACTGCCGAAGGACTTCCAGGTCGGCGACCATGTCGTCGCGTGCGTCAAGGCCGACTACTTCCCGCGCACCGGTGACTTCTCCTTCGCGATCTCGGCGATGCGCCATGTCGGTCTGGGCGAGCAGCTCGAGCGTCTCGAGCGTCTGCGGGTGCAGTTGCGCTCGGAGGGTCTCTTCGACCCGGTCCGCAAGAAGAAGCTGCCCTTCCTCCCCCACTGCATCGGCCTCATCACCGGGGAGAACTCGGATGCCGAGAAAGACGTGCACCGCAATGCGGAACTGCGCTGGCCGCGCGTGAACTTCCGGACCACCTACGCCGCGGTACAGGGTGACCGCTGCGTCCCCGAGACCCTGGCCGCGCTGAAGGCGTTGGATGCCGACCCCGAGGTCGACGTCATCATCATCGCCCGAGGCGGCGGCGATCCGCAGACGCTGCTCGGCTTCAGCGACGAGCGTCTCGTGCGCGCGGTGGCGGCGGCATCCACCCCCGTGGTCAGCGCCATCGGGCACGAGAACGATTGGCCTCTTCTCGACGAGGTCGCCGACCTCCGCGCATCGACGCCGACCGACGCGGCCAAGCGCGTCGTCCCCGATGTCGCGGAGCAGCGCGCCCTCGTCGCCCAGTTGCGAGCGAGGTTGACCGGACGCCTCACCCAACGTGTCCTGCACGACATCGCCCAGCTCGAGCAGATCCGCTCACGCCCCTCGCTGCGCACCCCGCACGCGATGCTCACCTCCCGCGCGCAAGAACTGTGGATGCTGTCGAACAGGGGACGCGACATCGTCGATCGTCGCCTCGAGAGCGAGCGTCGACGCACGCAGGAGTTGAGCACCGCGCTCCGTGCCCTGTCGCCCCTGGCGACCCTCGCGCGGGGATACGCCATCGCCCACCTCGACGGCGGCGTGATCGTCCGGGACGCGAGCCAGGCCCCGGCCGGCGCCGCACTGACGGTCACCGTCGCGCGCGGAGCTGTCGCGGCACGCTCGGAGGGCGAGCTCGCGGATCCCATCGACGACGAGGCACCCGGCGACGGGCTGTCCGCGAGGCCCGCCTAG
- a CDS encoding 4-hydroxy-3-methylbut-2-enyl diphosphate reductase: MSTPVVQLPVPRIPGRRGRLQDIPVKGQKRVLLAAPRGYCAGVDRAVVAVEKALDRYGAPVYVRKQIVHNIHVVTELEKKGAIFVEEVDEVPEGSHVVFSAHGVSPAVVSAASDRGLQAIDATCPLVTKVHREAVRFARDDFEILLIGHDGHEEVEGTAGEAPEHVTVVNSPEHADTVEVRDPSKVVWLSQTTLSVDETMETVRRLRLRFPHLQDPPSDDICYATQNRQVAIKKVAVGADLVIVVGSANSSNSVRLVEVALEHGAKAAYRVDYVDEVKQEWLDGVETVGVTSGASVPEVLVSEVLEELAGAGYRDVEEVRTAEEDLIFSLPKELRQDATGQRDQRALGGRGRS, encoded by the coding sequence GTGAGCACACCTGTCGTCCAACTGCCCGTTCCCCGGATCCCGGGTCGACGTGGCCGGCTCCAGGATATCCCGGTCAAGGGACAGAAGAGGGTGCTGCTGGCCGCTCCTCGCGGTTACTGCGCCGGTGTCGACCGTGCCGTGGTCGCGGTCGAGAAGGCCTTGGACCGCTACGGCGCCCCCGTCTACGTGCGCAAGCAGATCGTGCACAACATCCACGTCGTCACCGAGCTCGAGAAGAAGGGCGCGATCTTCGTCGAGGAAGTCGACGAGGTCCCCGAAGGTTCCCACGTCGTCTTCAGCGCCCATGGAGTGTCGCCGGCCGTCGTCTCTGCCGCCTCCGACCGTGGTCTGCAGGCCATCGACGCGACCTGCCCCCTCGTGACCAAGGTGCACCGCGAAGCCGTGCGCTTCGCGCGCGACGACTTCGAGATCCTGCTGATCGGCCACGACGGTCATGAGGAGGTCGAGGGCACCGCAGGCGAGGCTCCCGAGCACGTCACGGTCGTCAACTCACCCGAGCACGCCGACACCGTCGAGGTGCGTGACCCGTCGAAGGTCGTCTGGTTGTCGCAGACGACTCTCTCGGTCGACGAGACGATGGAGACCGTGCGGCGACTGCGGTTGCGTTTCCCGCACCTGCAGGACCCGCCGTCGGACGACATCTGCTACGCCACTCAGAACCGTCAGGTCGCCATCAAGAAGGTGGCGGTCGGTGCCGATCTGGTCATCGTCGTGGGCTCGGCCAACTCCTCCAACAGCGTGCGCCTGGTCGAGGTCGCTCTGGAGCACGGTGCCAAGGCCGCCTACCGCGTGGACTACGTCGACGAGGTGAAGCAGGAATGGCTCGACGGCGTCGAGACCGTCGGCGTCACCAGCGGTGCCTCGGTTCCCGAGGTCCTCGTCAGTGAGGTGCTGGAAGAACTCGCCGGTGCGGGCTACCGCGATGTCGAAGAGGTGCGCACCGCCGAGGAAGACCTCATCTTCTCGCTCCCGAAGGAATTGCGACAGGATGCCACGGGCCAGCGCGATCAGCGCGCGCTGGGCGGCCGGGGGCGTTCGTGA
- a CDS encoding DUF6264 family protein, with translation MSDPDPRPRPQFGEYATPEEQQARIQRPEVTESLEAGVAPEQAAPASSPNPPASASTVPAAGRGPLVDRVITLMLLVYGLLSVVTTITQVLDFPNYAEQAAKVLNIDATYSNLTAGFVWGAVAAVIYGVVYLITAVVTWRRLRKGRISFWVPLVGFAVVTVLGGACIAIALVSDPSYLSTLMDGIAK, from the coding sequence GTGAGCGATCCCGACCCGCGGCCCCGCCCGCAGTTCGGGGAGTACGCCACGCCCGAAGAGCAGCAGGCGCGCATCCAGCGCCCGGAGGTGACCGAGTCGCTCGAGGCGGGCGTCGCGCCCGAGCAGGCGGCTCCCGCGTCGAGCCCGAACCCGCCGGCATCCGCGTCCACCGTTCCCGCCGCGGGCCGGGGGCCGCTCGTGGACCGCGTGATCACCCTGATGCTGCTCGTCTACGGGCTGTTGTCGGTGGTGACCACGATCACGCAGGTGCTCGACTTCCCGAACTACGCCGAGCAGGCGGCCAAGGTCTTGAACATCGATGCGACCTACTCGAACCTCACAGCGGGTTTCGTGTGGGGTGCCGTGGCCGCCGTCATCTACGGCGTCGTGTATCTCATCACAGCCGTGGTCACATGGCGACGGCTGAGGAAGGGGCGCATCTCGTTCTGGGTGCCCCTGGTGGGCTTCGCCGTCGTCACGGTCCTCGGTGGCGCGTGCATCGCTATCGCCCTCGTGAGCGATCCGTCCTACCTCTCGACCCTCATGGACGGCATCGCGAAGTGA
- a CDS encoding sigma-70 family RNA polymerase sigma factor yields MVRDDHARLTALYDAHAAPVWRYVVSLTGDHAGADDVVQETLLRAWRTPRIMSDDPGSLRSWMFTVARNIVIDEARSARRRHELPVEELPESGRDDDTDAMFDALLVEEALATLTPDHRAVIVSAYYGGRSVAQSAEELGIPAGTVKSRLHYAVRALRLALQERGVTR; encoded by the coding sequence GTGGTGCGAGATGATCACGCGCGTCTGACCGCGTTGTACGACGCGCACGCCGCACCGGTCTGGCGGTACGTCGTGAGCTTGACGGGCGATCACGCCGGCGCCGACGACGTCGTGCAAGAAACCCTGCTGCGCGCCTGGCGGACTCCGCGCATCATGAGCGATGACCCGGGGTCGTTACGGTCCTGGATGTTCACGGTCGCGCGCAACATCGTCATCGACGAGGCGCGGAGCGCGCGGCGGCGCCACGAGCTGCCGGTCGAGGAACTGCCGGAGTCTGGTCGAGACGACGACACGGATGCCATGTTCGACGCTCTCCTCGTCGAGGAGGCGCTCGCGACGCTGACGCCGGACCACCGCGCCGTCATCGTCAGCGCGTACTACGGCGGTCGAAGCGTCGCACAGTCGGCGGAGGAACTGGGGATTCCCGCGGGGACCGTGAAATCACGGCTGCACTACGCGGTGCGAGCACTGCGGCTCGCGCTGCAAGAGAGGGGCGTGACGCGATGA
- a CDS encoding zf-HC2 domain-containing protein, whose amino-acid sequence MSADHERLSSWDGAYVLGALSGADRAEYEEHLADCAACREAVAELAPTAGLLSRLSAERARAIDASSGPVSVVLPDPSLRGRVVRTARRRRARRITAWTLAASLALIAVAVPTVITVTNATSSSGTVYALDDVAGAPLEASVKLTSVAWGTRIDLVCQYTGEVLDAPPGGWPYALAVTDDSGATSVLSTWRAGPGSTTELSAGTDLAASRIGSVEIRSMDGDRVVMRRDFSTP is encoded by the coding sequence ATGAGCGCCGATCATGAGCGGCTGTCGAGCTGGGACGGCGCCTACGTGCTCGGCGCCCTGTCGGGTGCCGATCGCGCGGAGTACGAGGAGCACCTCGCCGACTGCGCCGCGTGCCGCGAAGCGGTGGCCGAACTCGCGCCGACCGCCGGCCTGCTGTCGCGTCTGTCGGCGGAGCGTGCGCGCGCCATCGACGCCTCGAGTGGCCCTGTGTCCGTGGTGCTTCCCGACCCGTCTCTGCGTGGCCGTGTCGTGCGCACCGCACGGCGACGGCGCGCCCGCCGGATCACGGCGTGGACGCTCGCGGCATCCCTCGCCCTGATCGCGGTGGCCGTGCCCACCGTGATCACCGTGACGAACGCGACCTCCTCCTCGGGCACGGTGTACGCGCTCGACGACGTCGCCGGTGCCCCGCTGGAGGCCTCGGTCAAGCTGACCTCGGTGGCGTGGGGCACCCGTATCGACCTGGTCTGCCAGTACACCGGTGAGGTGCTCGACGCGCCGCCCGGCGGCTGGCCGTATGCGCTCGCGGTCACCGATGACTCCGGGGCCACCTCGGTGCTCTCGACCTGGCGTGCGGGACCGGGCTCGACGACCGAGCTCAGCGCGGGCACCGACCTCGCCGCATCCCGCATCGGGTCCGTGGAGATCCGCTCGATGGACGGCGACCGCGTCGTCATGCGGCGGGACTTCTCCACCCCGTAG
- a CDS encoding MOSC domain-containing protein — MPRLVAVCAVHSLHPDAGSVGVTAIDKRPLEGPVRVGPLGVRADVQASRKHHGGRDKAVYAYSAADAEYWQNELGRDLSPGWFGENLRVEGIDVNAARIGEVWRIGDTVEVEVTMPRTPCATFARWVGGRDARGWVKRFSDAGRLGAYLRVRRAGDVQAGDAIEILRSPQGAPTVLEVYRG; from the coding sequence ATGCCACGCCTCGTCGCCGTCTGCGCCGTCCACAGCCTGCACCCCGACGCCGGTTCGGTCGGCGTGACCGCCATCGACAAGCGACCGCTGGAGGGTCCGGTGCGGGTGGGCCCTCTCGGCGTCCGCGCCGACGTGCAGGCGAGCCGCAAGCATCACGGTGGGCGCGACAAGGCCGTCTACGCGTACTCGGCGGCCGACGCCGAGTACTGGCAGAACGAGCTGGGGCGCGATCTGAGTCCCGGGTGGTTCGGTGAGAACCTCCGCGTCGAGGGCATCGACGTGAACGCGGCGCGCATCGGTGAGGTCTGGCGCATCGGCGACACGGTCGAGGTCGAGGTGACCATGCCGCGGACGCCGTGCGCCACGTTCGCGCGGTGGGTGGGTGGCCGCGATGCGCGCGGATGGGTGAAGAGATTCTCGGATGCCGGTCGCCTCGGCGCCTACCTCCGGGTCCGCCGTGCGGGCGACGTCCAGGCGGGGGATGCCATCGAGATCCTGCGGTCGCCCCAGGGGGCGCCCACCGTTCTCGAGGTGTACCGCGGCTGA
- the fbaA gene encoding class II fructose-bisphosphate aldolase, which yields MPVATPEQYADMLDRAKAGSFAYPAINVSSSQTINSVLQGLTEAGSDGILQVTTGGADYFAGHTVKARATGALAFAKYVTEVAKNYPITVALHTDHCPKDALPGFVIPLLEASEEEVKAGRNPIFQSHMWDGSAVPLDENIDIAAELLPRLNNIHAILEIEVGVVGGEEDGVQHEGSNEALYTTVADVTKAVERLGLGENGRYISALTFGNVHGVYKPGGVKLRPELLGEIQEGIAAKFGTGPKPLDLVFHGGSGSTDEEIALAVSNGVVKMNIDTDTQYAFTRSIAGYMFSNYEGVLKLDGEVGNKKQYDPRAWGKVAESAMAVRVVEATKQLGSFGKSQG from the coding sequence ATGCCCGTCGCCACCCCTGAGCAGTACGCCGACATGCTGGACCGCGCCAAGGCCGGCAGCTTCGCGTACCCCGCGATCAACGTCTCGAGCTCGCAGACCATCAACTCGGTGCTCCAGGGCCTGACCGAGGCCGGCTCCGACGGCATCCTCCAGGTCACCACCGGCGGCGCCGACTACTTCGCCGGCCACACGGTGAAGGCCCGCGCGACCGGCGCTCTCGCTTTCGCGAAGTACGTGACCGAGGTCGCGAAGAACTACCCCATCACGGTGGCTCTGCACACCGACCACTGCCCGAAGGACGCGCTCCCCGGCTTCGTCATCCCCCTGCTCGAGGCCTCTGAAGAAGAGGTCAAGGCGGGTCGCAACCCGATCTTCCAGTCGCACATGTGGGACGGTTCGGCTGTTCCCCTCGACGAGAACATCGACATCGCTGCCGAGCTCCTCCCCCGGCTCAACAACATCCACGCGATCCTCGAGATCGAGGTCGGCGTCGTCGGCGGCGAAGAAGACGGCGTGCAGCACGAGGGTTCCAACGAGGCCCTCTACACGACGGTCGCCGATGTGACCAAGGCCGTCGAGCGTCTCGGCCTCGGCGAGAACGGCCGCTACATCTCGGCCCTCACCTTCGGCAACGTGCACGGTGTGTACAAGCCGGGCGGCGTCAAGCTCCGCCCCGAGCTGCTCGGCGAGATCCAGGAGGGTATCGCCGCGAAGTTCGGCACCGGCCCCAAGCCTCTCGACCTCGTCTTCCACGGCGGCAGCGGCTCGACCGACGAGGAGATCGCCCTCGCGGTCTCCAACGGCGTCGTGAAGATGAACATCGACACCGACACGCAGTACGCCTTCACGCGCTCGATCGCGGGCTACATGTTCTCGAACTACGAGGGTGTGCTGAAGCTCGACGGTGAGGTCGGCAACAAAAAGCAGTACGACCCGCGCGCGTGGGGCAAGGTCGCCGAGTCGGCGATGGCCGTCCGCGTGGTCGAGGCCACGAAGCAGCTCGGCTCCTTCGGCAAGTCGCAGGGCTGA
- the glpX gene encoding class II fructose-bisphosphatase — protein MVSLTSDMSPLHPDRNLALELVRATEAASIRAVPFIGRGDKEAADGAAVDAMRAFFSTVNFDGTIVIGEGEKDNAPMLYNGERVGSGRGPQCDVAVDPIDGTSLTAAGRQNALSVIAVSDQGTMLDASSVFYMDKLVTGPAGVGVVDIRLPIGENIRLLAKALGKPVDEIVVSVLNRPRHEQLIADIRAAGAGTRLMSDGDVAGGINAARHNARTDMCVGIGGSPEGIVTACAIKALGGHIQGVLAPRNDDEKQKGLDAGLKVDGEVYEADGLVTGKNTIFVATGVTDGQLVQGVRREGDFLYTESVVLRGASGTLRRISSEHLTSKWL, from the coding sequence ATGGTGAGCCTGACATCCGATATGAGCCCGTTGCACCCCGATCGGAACCTGGCTCTCGAGCTGGTCCGGGCCACCGAGGCTGCCTCGATTCGCGCCGTGCCCTTCATCGGGCGCGGAGACAAGGAAGCCGCCGACGGCGCAGCCGTCGACGCGATGCGAGCGTTCTTCAGCACCGTCAACTTCGACGGCACGATCGTGATCGGAGAGGGCGAGAAAGACAACGCGCCCATGCTCTACAACGGCGAGCGTGTCGGCAGCGGCCGGGGGCCGCAGTGCGATGTCGCCGTCGATCCGATCGACGGCACGTCACTGACCGCGGCGGGGCGTCAGAACGCTCTCTCGGTCATTGCCGTCTCCGACCAGGGAACGATGCTGGACGCGTCGAGCGTGTTCTACATGGACAAGCTCGTGACGGGCCCCGCGGGCGTCGGTGTCGTCGACATCCGCCTGCCCATCGGAGAGAACATCCGCCTTCTCGCGAAGGCCCTCGGCAAGCCGGTCGACGAGATCGTCGTATCTGTGCTGAACCGTCCTCGCCACGAACAGCTCATCGCCGACATCCGCGCAGCGGGCGCCGGGACCCGCCTGATGAGCGATGGCGACGTCGCCGGCGGGATCAACGCGGCCCGTCACAATGCCCGTACCGACATGTGTGTCGGTATCGGCGGCAGCCCCGAGGGCATCGTGACGGCGTGCGCGATCAAGGCTCTCGGTGGGCACATCCAGGGTGTCCTCGCGCCGCGCAACGACGACGAGAAGCAGAAGGGTCTGGATGCCGGGCTCAAGGTCGACGGTGAGGTGTACGAGGCCGACGGACTGGTCACGGGGAAGAACACGATCTTCGTCGCCACCGGTGTGACCGATGGCCAGCTCGTGCAGGGTGTTCGCCGCGAGGGCGACTTCCTGTACACCGAGAGCGTCGTGCTGCGCGGCGCTTCGGGCACTCTGCGTCGTATCTCGTCGGAGCACCTCACGTCGAAGTGGCTGTAA
- a CDS encoding UDP-N-acetylmuramyl pentapeptide phosphotransferase — translation MAAPTNQAAPQTGAHAVIADAVDPARRPDVLLRVRRDEGHEVSAWWMVGAFVGASAAVISLLSWVPGGS, via the coding sequence ATGGCAGCTCCGACGAACCAAGCCGCGCCCCAGACGGGGGCGCATGCGGTCATCGCCGACGCCGTCGACCCTGCCCGCCGTCCCGACGTCCTTCTGCGTGTGCGCCGCGACGAGGGCCACGAGGTGAGCGCCTGGTGGATGGTCGGCGCATTCGTCGGTGCGTCTGCCGCGGTGATCAGCCTCCTGAGTTGGGTCCCCGGCGGGTCGTGA